One Panthera leo isolate Ple1 chromosome B1, P.leo_Ple1_pat1.1, whole genome shotgun sequence DNA window includes the following coding sequences:
- the SGCB gene encoding beta-sarcoglycan isoform X1 yields MAAAAAAAAAEQQSSNGPVKKSMREKAVERRNVNKEHNSNFKAGYIPIDEDRLHKTGLRGRKGNLAICVIILLFILAVINLIITLVIWAVIRIGPNGCDSMEFHESGLLRFKQVSDMGVIHPLYKSTVGGRRNENLVITGNNQPIVFQQGTTKLSVEKNKTSITSDIGMQFFDPRTQNILFSTDYETHEFHLPSGVKSLNVQKASTERITSNATSDLNIKVDGRAIVRGNEGVFIMGKTIEFHMGGNMELKAENSIILNGTVMVSTTRLPSSSSGDQFGTGDWVRYKLCMCADGTLFKVQVTGQNMGCQISDNPCGNTH; encoded by the exons atggcggcagcggcggcggcggcggcggccgagcaG caAAGTTCCAATGGTCCCGTAAAGAAGTCCATGCGTGAGAAGGCTGTCGAGAGGAGGAATGTCAATAAGGAGCACAATAGTAATTTTAAAGCCGGATATATTCCAATTGATGAAGATCGCCTCCATAAAACGGggttgagagggagaaagggcaaTTTAGCCATCTGTGTGATTATCCTCTTGTTTATCCTGGCTGTCATCAATTTAATC atAACACTTGTTATCTGGGCTGTGATCCGCATCGGACCAAACGGCTGTGACAGCATGGAGTTCCACGAAAGTGGCCTGCTTCGGTTTAAGCAAGTATCTGACATGGGAGTCATACATCCTCTTTATAAGAGCACAGTAGGAGGAAGGCGGAATGAAAACTTGGTCATCACGGGCAACAACCAGCCT ATTGTTTTTCAGCAAGGGACAACAAAGCTCAGtgtagaaaagaacaaaacttctATTACAAGTGACATTGGTATGCAGTTTTTTGACCCGAGGACTCAGAATATCTTATTCAGCACAGACTATGAAACTCATGAGTTTCATTTGCCAAGTGGAGTGAAAAGTTTGAATGTTCAAAAAGCATCTACTGAAAGg attacCAGCAATGCTACTAGTGATTTAAACATAAAAGTTGACGGGCGTGCTATTGTGCGTGGAAATGAAGGTGTATTCATTATGGGCAAAACCATTGAATTTCACATGGGTGGTAATATGGAGTTAAAGGCA GAGAACAGCATCATCCTAAATGGAACCGTGATGGTTAGCACAACTCGCCTACCTAGTTCCTCCAGTGGGGACCAGTTTGGTACCGGTGACTGGGTACGCTACAAGCTCTGTATGTGTGCAGATGGAACTCTCTTCAAAGTACAAGTAACAGGCCAGAACATGGGCTGCCAGATCTCAGACAATCCCTGTGGAAACACTCATTAG
- the SGCB gene encoding beta-sarcoglycan isoform X2 has protein sequence MREKAVERRNVNKEHNSNFKAGYIPIDEDRLHKTGLRGRKGNLAICVIILLFILAVINLIITLVIWAVIRIGPNGCDSMEFHESGLLRFKQVSDMGVIHPLYKSTVGGRRNENLVITGNNQPIVFQQGTTKLSVEKNKTSITSDIGMQFFDPRTQNILFSTDYETHEFHLPSGVKSLNVQKASTERITSNATSDLNIKVDGRAIVRGNEGVFIMGKTIEFHMGGNMELKAENSIILNGTVMVSTTRLPSSSSGDQFGTGDWVRYKLCMCADGTLFKVQVTGQNMGCQISDNPCGNTH, from the exons ATGCGTGAGAAGGCTGTCGAGAGGAGGAATGTCAATAAGGAGCACAATAGTAATTTTAAAGCCGGATATATTCCAATTGATGAAGATCGCCTCCATAAAACGGggttgagagggagaaagggcaaTTTAGCCATCTGTGTGATTATCCTCTTGTTTATCCTGGCTGTCATCAATTTAATC atAACACTTGTTATCTGGGCTGTGATCCGCATCGGACCAAACGGCTGTGACAGCATGGAGTTCCACGAAAGTGGCCTGCTTCGGTTTAAGCAAGTATCTGACATGGGAGTCATACATCCTCTTTATAAGAGCACAGTAGGAGGAAGGCGGAATGAAAACTTGGTCATCACGGGCAACAACCAGCCT ATTGTTTTTCAGCAAGGGACAACAAAGCTCAGtgtagaaaagaacaaaacttctATTACAAGTGACATTGGTATGCAGTTTTTTGACCCGAGGACTCAGAATATCTTATTCAGCACAGACTATGAAACTCATGAGTTTCATTTGCCAAGTGGAGTGAAAAGTTTGAATGTTCAAAAAGCATCTACTGAAAGg attacCAGCAATGCTACTAGTGATTTAAACATAAAAGTTGACGGGCGTGCTATTGTGCGTGGAAATGAAGGTGTATTCATTATGGGCAAAACCATTGAATTTCACATGGGTGGTAATATGGAGTTAAAGGCA GAGAACAGCATCATCCTAAATGGAACCGTGATGGTTAGCACAACTCGCCTACCTAGTTCCTCCAGTGGGGACCAGTTTGGTACCGGTGACTGGGTACGCTACAAGCTCTGTATGTGTGCAGATGGAACTCTCTTCAAAGTACAAGTAACAGGCCAGAACATGGGCTGCCAGATCTCAGACAATCCCTGTGGAAACACTCATTAG